A window of Sebastes umbrosus isolate fSebUmb1 chromosome 6, fSebUmb1.pri, whole genome shotgun sequence genomic DNA:
GccactaatgattattttcattattggttAATCTGCCGAATAGTtttccaattaatcaattaattgtttagtctataaaatgtcagaagataGTGGAAAACGTCCACCACAGTTTCCTTCTTTTTTGTCTGACAAACGGTGCTAAACCCCTAAATATTCGGttttacagtgatataaaatCAACACATTGGAGAAGCTACAACCAGAGAAAGATCGgcatttttttgcttaaaatagTGCTTAAAAATAGTTGCCAAATAGTTGataaactaattgattaattgactactCGTTGCACCGATCAAATGACCTCTATCAGGATCTGCTTGCCAGTGATTTcattttacatactgtaaagaAGAGTTTTAGTTCAAACAAGTTAATAAATgaaactattaaaaataaagtataaataagtaaaagaaTATAAAGGTCCCATTGTCATTCCCTAAAACAACATTGTGTCACTACATTTACAGCAGGAAACAGCAGCACACAGGACCAGACCAGGCATGCTTTCAGCTACAGGTGGAGTAAAGAAGAGACTGAGTGAGACAGAGTAGTAAGAGATCATCTGATCCCCATTTTTAATCCAATAGTTTACTTATTACCAAATCTGAATCAGCACACAGCAGCAACAATCTGTATTTTAGCTGAAATAGCTGTAACACACTGCCATTTGTCATGTTGACAAAAAGTTGGTGCAATGAAATCAGATGTCTCTAAAGTGTTTATTTTGGCAAGCACCATTCGAAATAGAGCAAATTTGTCATGTGCTTATGTTATGTGATgaagaataaaattatatacCCATGCAAAATTCCCTGTGAAATGTACATACGTATCTTTATTGCAGAAAGGTTAAGTGTTACTGAAATCgtactgatttctttttttattctttttttccttttccttttttttttttttaacttgtaaTGACTAATTGTTCCGTTGTCACCTCTGTGTTCCCcctcatgtttgtttgtttgtttgtttcagttttcGGTCTTTTTACCAGCATCTCATTATACATATTTGTCTGAAAATGCTTGGCATGTATGGAGTTACATGATTTCCTCTAAAATCAGACATCCGTACAAAATCAAAGtgagtaaaaaacaaacaaaaaaagaataaagataCAAATCAAACCGAGAGGATCAAACCAAAGAAAAATGTCTGTGCATCCTGATATTGGACTGGAAAAAACGTCTCATCATCTTGGATTAGGTTATAAAGCctgtttacacttttttttccgcTCCATCATTTGATGTCTTTTAATGCATCCTTATTTTCATCAGTTCTGTAATTATTGAAAGGGAGCATCTGGCTTCCTTTTGTTGTACAAAACAAGAGGAGAAATCCTCAAGTGTCTGTTGATGTGGCATCACTCGGCTCCTCTCTGGGCTCCTGTCGACTACACAAGTCTGTAGTATTTAATAATAGGTCCACGAGTCCGTCCTCTCATATACATCTGGACACAAAGACGAGGTCTATCCCATCCTCGCACATGTCTGGCCCGACTCATACAGTGGTGACCCTCATCACCACCTCCCGGTTGGTGGTTGCGCTGATCCGAGGGTCGTGGGGCCGCAGTTGGCTCAGGATGTGCAAGATGGTGTATCCACAGTGGTGGTTCAGAATAGTTCTTAACCTCCTGCTCTGTCGCCCGCCGCTGCTGCTGGCCAGACCGTGAGGGTTACCGCGGGAGCCGCGATTCCCCGTCTTGCTGCTCGAACTCAGCGGGTCGCCCAAGTCCTTTGATTTCTCATAGTTCAGTACTTTCCACTGCTGATTGACAGCCTGCCATCGTTTGAAGATTCGATACACGGATGATCCCTCGTGGATGATGAGGCCTGGGCAGAAAGAAGAAGGACAGTGCATGGATGAATTCCCACCGCTTCACATCAAATATTATGCTTTTCAGCATCATAGGTAGGAACTTTCCAACTCGCCCGTGGATGAGAATAGACAGTTGGCAGTAATCACAGTGCAGATATCTGACGCCATCTGTTCTCCGGGTTGTCTTACAACTCACTGTTACACAAGAACAGTCAACCAGGTTGCTCATAGAAGACAGACTCTCTTGTTCTCTGCGACATCTTCAAAATGTGCTCTTTCAGTGGAGTTGTCATCCTCCTACCTTTGCACCATCTGCTTATTTAGTTTGCTTTCTGTGTAATTTTCTATGACCTTAACAACCAACAGAATGTGAACTGAATACATGTTTTTTAGTTTGTCCTTGCATAATGCAACCTgtgtttattaatatatttttgtgttgttgcatAATGCATCCCTTCGTGCTCTGTAACCCAAACTTTCTACTACACCCATCTTTCCATGTGATGTATTCTTATACAATTAATCTATAACGCCATTTATTAATACTGCCATGTGATTTCATGTTTGCAAATTTTGGTTGCAACTTTACCTATGCAGACGATGTCCATGAAGCCGTACATGCCGTAGCAGATTTGGAAGAGCAGGTCCTGGCGTTGCCACTTGGCCGAGGGGCTGAGGGAGGACCAGATGAGCCAGGAGATGCTGGCGATGAGGAACAGGGAACCCAGGATGATGGCCGCTATCTGCACCTTCTCTATCACCGTCAGAGAGATGGCCTGCCACTGAAAGAGGAGGAAACACGTTTAAATGAGTGGCGGAAGAACTACTCAGATTCTttccttaagtaaaagtaccaatacaacaatgtaaacatacaaataaaagccctgcattcaaaatcctgtCCAAAATCAAGGTTCATTTTTGCTTTAtgcaatcatttttttattttatttttttagcaccttttaaactGTCCTTACCCCGACTtgagagctgcaatgattaatcgattaattgtcaactattaaattaatcgccaattattttgataatcaattaatcgatttgagtaattttttaagaaaaaaaagtcaaaattgtctgattccagcttcttaaatgtgaatattttctgttttctttactcctctatgacagtaaactgaatatctcagagttgtggacaaaacaagacatttgaggacgtcatcttgggctttgggaaacactgatcgccatttttcaccattttcaacattatatagaccaaacaactaatcagttagttgagaaaataatcgacagttTAATCAcctatgaaaataattgttaattgcagccctacacAACATGCATGATATCCCTTTTATTCAGCACAAACTCAGCTATAAATCTATTATATAACAGTtcaaagttgtaaaaaaaatattgtttcacTACTTGTTCACACAAATACAACAGAACAATGTACAAAATAAAGGTATACTACAGTCTATTTGCATGTAAAGTGATTTTATTCCAACTCGTTTTTGTGCCATTGAAAATCACTGAAAATATATTAATTCAATggtggagctagttttaactTTATGCTGTATACAGTTTGAtggtttagtccagtggttcccaacctatggGGTTGGGACCCTCGAAAGGgccacaagataaatctgaggggtcatgagatgattaaagggagaggaaagaaaaattctcttaaaggtgcagtgtgtaggatttggcgacatctagtggtgtggttgcagattgcaaccaactgagtacccctccgcttactcctccctttacaagactgcGGTAGCGAGAGCTGCCaagtgcaaaatcgtggtaacgtaaaaacgtgaaaggctctcgccagtgtttgtccgttctgggctactgtacaagcatggcggagcaacatggtggactccgtgaagaggacccgctccctatgtagatatgaaggactcattctaagctaaagaaaacGCGACctttcttagtttcaggtgattatacattaatgaaaacatagttatgaatattatattccatttctgctaatagatcccacgaaatgttaaacactgttcctttaaacaaagttatattcatttttcagactttctttaaTCTTTTTCTGTGAAATATTGGACACTTTTACGGTTATTTAAATGAGAACAATGACAAGGAGCCCCAATTAGACACTGCTTTATGTAAACCCACATCAGATGAGCTCAAGTACCTCCTCTTCATCAACACCACCTGTCATGTTCCAAGTGTTGTAAGTGGATTTgaactatttcaacagtt
This region includes:
- the march9 gene encoding E3 ubiquitin-protein ligase MARCHF9 yields the protein MFKYRIRMFFNELKVLVFMRSDSRQSGSDTDRPRSTTNNNTTTTTTSSTMRGLGMGGCGWPPFDCHSRDDEEEYYGSDPRPRSLAFEDKEPKLTVGLDAVSLASTNSSLRSPQCRICFQGLEQGELLSPCRCDGSVRCTHQPCLIRWISERGSWSCELCYFKYQVLAISTKNPLQWQAISLTVIEKVQIAAIILGSLFLIASISWLIWSSLSPSAKWQRQDLLFQICYGMYGFMDIVCIGLIIHEGSSVYRIFKRWQAVNQQWKVLNYEKSKDLGDPLSSSSKTGNRGSRGNPHGLASSSGGRQSRRLRTILNHHCGYTILHILSQLRPHDPRISATTNREVVMRVTTV